The segment AGGAGTTCTTGAAGTTTTTTACGAGCGTAGAAGAGCCGGGACATCACAGTTCCAAGAGAGCAGGGGATGAGGGCGGCGATTTCTTCATAGGCCATCCCTTCCACCTCGCGCAGGACGATGACCTGCCGGTGTTCGGGCGAAAGCTTGGCGATAGCGGCACGGATTCGGCTGCCTAGTTCGGCATTGCTCATGGCAGCATCGGGCGCCAGATCACTTTTGGGAGCGGCCTCGGCACCTACAGCCACACGGTGCTCGGAGCGCTCATCGTCAAATTCACCATCGCCCTGGATCTTTTTCTTCCGCAGCCAGTCATAGCACACATTGTGCGCGATCCGGTAAAGCCAGGTGTAAAACCCCGCATCGTGCTTGAACGTTGGCAGGGCTCGCCAGGCCTTGATGAAGGCCTCCTGGGCGAGGTCCCAGGCCTCGGTTTCGTTCTGGATGAGGTGGTAAGTCATGGCGTAGATCCTCCCACGGTAGCGAGTGACAAGGGTGTCAAATGCTCGCGTGTCGCCTGCTTGGCTACGTTTGACCAAGTCGATGTCAGAGACTTCGCCAGGATCAGTCGCGGCTGCGGCAGGCATGGATTTGTGATGGCAGAGGATTGACGGCCTAGACTGTGGAAAAATTCAGGGCGAGCACGATTTTAAGTCATAAAACAGCGCAGGCAGCATCCTCACGGGATCTTCAAGGCCTGTCCAGGGCGGATCAGGTCTCCACTCATGCCATTGGCTGCCTTGATCTTGGCCACTGAAGTGCCCTTTTTGCGGGCAATGGCAGAAAGGGTGTCCCCTTTGGCCACTGTGTAGCGGGAGCC is part of the Prosthecobacter vanneervenii genome and harbors:
- a CDS encoding sigma-70 family RNA polymerase sigma factor translates to MPAAAATDPGEVSDIDLVKRSQAGDTRAFDTLVTRYRGRIYAMTYHLIQNETEAWDLAQEAFIKAWRALPTFKHDAGFYTWLYRIAHNVCYDWLRKKKIQGDGEFDDERSEHRVAVGAEAAPKSDLAPDAAMSNAELGSRIRAAIAKLSPEHRQVIVLREVEGMAYEEIAALIPCSLGTVMSRLFYARKKLQELLHDVYENSH